The following proteins are co-located in the Oceanimonas sp. GK1 genome:
- a CDS encoding prepilin-type N-terminal cleavage/methylation domain-containing protein, with protein MLFVIKRQRGMSLVEMLVSLVAGLLVVAGALSLFSSVIVSGNTTLMLSRLNQDVQAVTDIVVRDIQRAGYHPSAAQGMNGDASSASVAEAMVFSTTDDLYASNGSTPDCIRIKYWDDGEVVKAYRYDAADKELQCRSTSSGGKCDASNDKTTNISTLCNNNSYWLRFMAEDEISVDDLRFELVSGSSATGMRSIRLGLSASHIHRPALSVSLQREIKLRNDGY; from the coding sequence ATGCTCTTCGTGATTAAGCGTCAGCGGGGCATGAGCCTGGTAGAAATGCTGGTGTCGCTGGTGGCTGGTTTACTGGTGGTGGCCGGAGCTCTGTCATTATTTTCTTCGGTGATCGTGTCCGGTAATACCACCTTGATGCTGTCGCGACTCAATCAGGATGTGCAGGCGGTCACCGATATCGTGGTGCGGGATATTCAGCGGGCGGGTTATCACCCCAGTGCCGCTCAGGGCATGAATGGCGATGCCTCTTCGGCATCCGTTGCGGAAGCAATGGTGTTTTCTACTACCGATGACTTATATGCCTCCAATGGCAGCACTCCGGACTGCATTCGTATCAAATACTGGGACGATGGAGAGGTGGTGAAGGCTTACCGTTATGACGCCGCTGACAAAGAACTGCAGTGCCGAAGTACGAGCAGCGGAGGAAAGTGTGATGCTTCCAATGATAAAACCACCAACATCTCTACCTTATGCAATAACAACAGTTATTGGCTCAGGTTTATGGCCGAAGATGAAATCTCGGTCGATGACTTACGCTTTGAGCTGGTGTCGGGCAGCAGCGCTACCGGCATGCGCAGCATACGGCTCGGCCTGAGTGCCTCCCATATTCACCGGCCGGCGTTATCGGTAAGCCTGCAGCGGGAGATAAAACTGAGAAATGATGGCTACTAA
- the ispH gene encoding 4-hydroxy-3-methylbut-2-enyl diphosphate reductase: MEILLANPRGFCAGVDRAISIVQSALEKFGAPIYVRHEVVHNRYVVNKLKDAGAVFVDELDQVPDDNIVIFSAHGVSKAVREEAKNRGLKVFDATCPLVTKVHMEVHRASRKGIETILIGHAGHPEVEGTMGQYESTEGGMYLVENPADVAALEVKQPDNLTFVTQTTLSVDETSDVIDALRARFPTIEGPRKDDICYATQNRQDAVRELAAKVDLMLVVGSRNSSNSNRLRELAEKIGTEAHLIDCVEMIEPVWLEGAARIGVTAGASAPEVLVQEVISHLQALGGSTVVEHPGREENIVFEVPAELKVKQVS; the protein is encoded by the coding sequence ATGGAAATCCTGCTCGCCAATCCCCGCGGTTTTTGTGCCGGGGTGGACAGGGCCATCAGCATAGTGCAGAGCGCCCTGGAAAAATTCGGGGCACCCATTTATGTACGCCACGAAGTGGTGCACAACCGCTATGTGGTTAACAAGCTGAAGGACGCGGGGGCCGTGTTCGTGGATGAGCTGGATCAGGTGCCCGATGATAACATCGTGATCTTTTCCGCTCATGGCGTGTCCAAGGCGGTGCGGGAAGAGGCCAAGAACCGGGGGCTCAAGGTATTTGACGCCACCTGCCCGCTGGTGACCAAGGTGCACATGGAAGTGCACCGGGCCAGCCGCAAGGGCATCGAGACCATTCTGATCGGCCATGCCGGCCATCCGGAAGTGGAAGGCACCATGGGCCAGTATGAAAGCACCGAAGGCGGCATGTATCTGGTGGAAAATCCGGCGGATGTGGCGGCCCTTGAGGTCAAGCAGCCCGACAATCTCACCTTCGTGACCCAGACCACATTGAGTGTGGATGAAACTTCCGATGTGATTGACGCCCTGCGCGCGCGTTTCCCGACCATTGAAGGGCCGCGCAAGGACGACATCTGCTACGCCACCCAGAACCGGCAGGATGCGGTGCGGGAACTGGCCGCCAAGGTGGATCTGATGCTGGTGGTGGGCTCGCGCAACTCCTCCAACTCCAACCGGCTGCGGGAGCTGGCCGAGAAAATCGGTACCGAGGCGCACCTCATCGACTGTGTGGAGATGATCGAGCCGGTCTGGCTGGAAGGGGCGGCTCGAATCGGCGTAACCGCCGGTGCCTCGGCTCCGGAGGTACTGGTGCAGGAAGTGATTTCCCACCTGCAAGCCCTAGGGGGCAGCACAGTGGTGGAGCATCCGGGGCGGGAGGAAAACATCGTGTTCGAGGTGCCCGCCGAGCTCAAGGTCAAACAGGTATCCTGA
- the rnr gene encoding ribonuclease R: MSQQQDPFQQREAEKYDNPIPSREFILEHLKQRGTPANRDELFAELDLAGEEQEEALRRRLRAMERDGQLVFTRNKCYALPDKLNLIKGQVIGHRDGFGFVRPEDGGDDLFLAQREMDAVMHGDYVLVQPLRFDARGRREARLVRVLESRNLDVVGRYFVENGVSYVVPDDTRIAQDILIPQGETMGARMGQVVVITITQRPTKRMTGIGKVIEVLGETMDPGMEIQIALRSHDIPHVWPEEVKQQVAKLSEQVPEEAKQGRKDLRELPLVTIDGEDARDFDDAVFCQPKRSGGWRLWVAIADVSYYVRPNSALDAEAYQRGNSVYFPEQVIPMLPEVLSNGLCSLNPQVDRLCMVAEMTISATGKLSGFKFYEAVMNSHARLTYTKVAAILEGDEVLRERYAPLVPHLEELNQLYQAMKEARHQRGAVEFETEETRFVFNPQRKIERIVPLVRNDAHKIIEECMIMANVAAARFIEKQEAHALFRVHDKPGEEKLTGFRSFLGELGLELKGGLEPEPADYALLAEQIKDRPDAELIQTMLLRSMKQAVYQADNMGHFGLALKSYAHFTSPIRRYPDLVLHRAIKAQLAKMHGGERSTTGGVPYQYDQVAPMGEHCSMTERRADDATRDVADWLKCEYMLDHVGSEFGGTIANVTGFGFFVRLDEFHIDGLVHISNLQNDYYQFDPARQQLIGENFRRRYRLGDKVKVKVMAVNLDERKIDFELAEDAPKGDFDGGKGAKNLKSRKRAKPTGGKGGDKGEKGEKSDKPRSRNRSRKRR; the protein is encoded by the coding sequence ATGTCACAACAGCAAGATCCTTTCCAACAGCGGGAAGCCGAAAAATACGACAACCCCATTCCCAGCCGGGAATTCATTCTTGAGCACCTCAAGCAACGCGGCACCCCGGCCAACCGGGACGAACTTTTTGCCGAGCTGGATCTGGCCGGCGAGGAGCAGGAAGAAGCCCTGCGCCGCCGGCTGCGCGCCATGGAGCGCGACGGCCAGCTGGTGTTTACCCGCAACAAATGTTATGCCCTGCCCGACAAGCTGAACCTGATCAAGGGCCAGGTGATCGGCCACCGGGACGGCTTTGGCTTCGTGCGCCCGGAAGACGGCGGCGACGACCTTTTTCTTGCCCAGCGCGAGATGGATGCGGTCATGCACGGCGACTACGTGCTGGTACAACCCCTGCGCTTTGACGCCCGCGGCCGGCGTGAAGCCCGCCTGGTACGGGTACTGGAATCCCGTAATCTGGACGTGGTGGGCCGCTATTTTGTGGAAAACGGTGTCAGCTACGTGGTTCCGGATGATACTCGCATTGCCCAGGACATTCTGATCCCCCAGGGGGAAACCATGGGCGCGCGCATGGGCCAGGTGGTAGTGATCACCATCACCCAGCGGCCCACCAAGCGCATGACCGGCATCGGCAAGGTCATCGAGGTGCTGGGGGAAACCATGGATCCGGGCATGGAGATTCAGATTGCCCTGCGCAGCCATGATATTCCCCACGTCTGGCCGGAAGAGGTCAAGCAGCAGGTTGCCAAGCTCTCCGAGCAAGTGCCGGAAGAAGCCAAGCAGGGCCGCAAGGATCTGCGGGAGCTGCCGCTGGTCACCATCGACGGGGAAGACGCTCGTGACTTTGACGACGCCGTGTTCTGTCAGCCCAAGCGTTCCGGCGGCTGGCGGCTGTGGGTGGCCATTGCCGATGTGTCTTATTATGTGCGTCCGAACTCGGCGCTGGATGCCGAAGCCTATCAGCGCGGCAACTCGGTGTATTTCCCCGAGCAGGTGATCCCCATGCTGCCCGAGGTGCTGTCCAACGGCCTGTGTTCGCTCAACCCGCAGGTAGACCGCTTGTGCATGGTGGCGGAAATGACCATCTCTGCCACCGGCAAGCTGTCCGGCTTCAAGTTCTACGAGGCGGTAATGAACTCCCATGCCCGTCTCACCTACACCAAGGTGGCGGCCATACTGGAAGGGGACGAGGTGCTGCGTGAACGCTATGCGCCGCTGGTGCCGCACCTGGAAGAGCTCAATCAGTTGTACCAGGCCATGAAAGAGGCCCGGCATCAGCGCGGTGCGGTGGAGTTCGAAACCGAGGAAACCCGGTTCGTGTTCAATCCCCAGCGCAAGATCGAGCGCATTGTGCCGCTGGTGCGCAACGACGCCCACAAGATCATCGAAGAATGCATGATAATGGCCAACGTGGCCGCTGCCCGCTTTATTGAAAAGCAGGAAGCCCACGCCCTGTTCCGGGTGCACGACAAACCGGGTGAAGAGAAACTCACCGGTTTTCGCAGCTTCCTCGGCGAGCTCGGGCTGGAACTGAAAGGCGGGCTGGAGCCAGAGCCGGCGGACTATGCCCTGCTCGCCGAGCAGATCAAGGACAGGCCCGATGCGGAACTGATCCAGACCATGTTGCTGCGCTCCATGAAGCAGGCGGTCTACCAGGCCGACAACATGGGTCACTTCGGCCTGGCGCTGAAGTCCTACGCTCACTTCACCTCGCCCATTCGCCGCTACCCGGATCTGGTGCTGCACCGCGCCATCAAGGCCCAGCTGGCCAAAATGCACGGCGGCGAGCGCAGCACCACCGGCGGCGTGCCCTACCAGTATGATCAGGTTGCCCCCATGGGCGAGCATTGCTCGATGACCGAGCGCCGGGCCGACGATGCCACCCGCGATGTGGCCGACTGGCTCAAGTGCGAATACATGCTTGATCATGTGGGCAGCGAGTTTGGCGGCACCATTGCCAACGTCACCGGCTTTGGTTTCTTTGTGCGCCTCGACGAGTTCCACATCGACGGCCTGGTACACATCTCCAACCTGCAGAACGACTACTACCAGTTCGATCCGGCCCGCCAGCAGCTGATTGGCGAGAACTTCCGCCGCCGCTATCGCCTGGGCGACAAGGTCAAGGTCAAGGTGATGGCGGTGAACCTGGACGAGCGCAAGATCGACTTCGAGCTGGCGGAAGACGCCCCCAAAGGCGACTTCGACGGCGGCAAGGGGGCCAAAAACCTGAAATCGCGCAAACGTGCCAAGCCCACCGGCGGCAAGGGCGGCGACAAGGGTGAAAAAGGCGAGAAGAGCGACAAGCCCCGTTCCCGTAACCGCAGCCGCAAGCGCCGCTGA
- a CDS encoding type II secretion system protein codes for MTRQYGFGLIEVMLAFIIVAATAGTLLQLNKTYLEYSRDGRSREVAMRLAESKLDELRRFQSRTGFDAIVSGSDSVSLDNIDYGRSWTVTPYAWNSASSAWATPPPANVEIGKKEVAVTVTWTDAGEAQSFSLDSVISPNTPASGGPFGTSGKNNIHPGKGGPKVLHDPGAAPNVMSIELAPDLNMETSRPLPEVSKKGESTRVEFSTISYDSSNITQQRRDQVTVSCLCTLQSVAEGRLPAQWELNEPMGDYKAGTLAEKSTGISADKDQDVLCSKCCANHFDGPENEFSQWYDVAKLKNHGHYTHGTALASIGGSYLEACRMIRINGHFETASDWNLVAFNIFDASLLLNGDVANAYRNYVEQVAVEYIRSQVKKGSDYDVSAYYQPPSFASHLNAKGTSPGTTNVTMDVGLKQLMARGVYVDIISDDDRDYLLKEVMDNNADAILTEEQVDRLLTLVPINEVNLTLLAKWERSSGDTSLTVTNEPIETITDANAGYYGVYSRGLAEAKAPGGNGRISASIKRSNSGMTSADAISPVETETWFIKSNYLDITVNSSTKASITGEMHCVRYIAPVNANGSWKEEACSLDGVIVKIGTYTCGQLNKTQGNKSTIYYDCKVEPGITATLSSTVPEDYEIYFPSGGNWSVDVSAGATSLDGGCLIVTQGRPVDKTPTCKKP; via the coding sequence ATGACGCGGCAATACGGATTTGGCCTGATTGAGGTTATGCTCGCCTTTATTATTGTGGCGGCCACCGCCGGTACCCTGCTGCAGCTAAACAAGACCTACCTGGAATACAGCCGGGACGGCCGTAGCCGAGAGGTGGCCATGCGCCTGGCGGAGTCCAAACTGGACGAACTGCGCCGCTTTCAGAGCCGTACCGGCTTTGATGCGATTGTCAGCGGCAGTGACAGCGTCAGCCTGGATAATATCGACTATGGCCGTAGCTGGACGGTGACACCTTATGCCTGGAACAGCGCCAGTTCGGCCTGGGCCACGCCGCCTCCCGCCAATGTTGAAATCGGCAAGAAGGAAGTGGCCGTCACCGTAACCTGGACTGACGCTGGTGAGGCTCAGAGTTTCTCCCTCGACTCGGTCATCTCTCCCAACACGCCCGCCAGCGGTGGTCCCTTTGGCACCAGTGGGAAAAATAATATTCACCCCGGAAAGGGCGGGCCCAAGGTGCTCCATGATCCCGGAGCAGCGCCTAATGTGATGTCCATTGAGTTGGCGCCGGATCTAAACATGGAAACCAGTCGCCCTCTGCCGGAAGTCAGTAAAAAAGGTGAAAGCACGCGAGTGGAATTCAGCACGATAAGCTACGACAGCAGCAATATCACTCAGCAACGTCGGGACCAGGTCACGGTCTCCTGTTTATGCACCTTACAAAGCGTTGCCGAGGGCAGACTGCCGGCGCAATGGGAACTGAACGAACCAATGGGCGATTACAAGGCCGGCACGTTGGCAGAAAAAAGCACCGGTATATCCGCAGATAAAGACCAGGATGTGCTCTGTTCAAAGTGCTGTGCCAACCATTTTGACGGGCCTGAAAATGAATTCAGTCAATGGTATGACGTGGCCAAGTTAAAAAATCATGGCCATTATACCCATGGCACTGCATTGGCTTCCATCGGTGGCAGCTATCTGGAAGCCTGTCGTATGATCCGCATTAATGGTCATTTTGAAACGGCCAGTGACTGGAATCTGGTTGCCTTTAATATTTTTGATGCCAGTTTGCTACTAAATGGTGATGTGGCAAACGCCTATCGGAATTATGTTGAGCAGGTTGCGGTTGAATATATTCGCTCTCAAGTCAAGAAAGGCAGTGACTACGATGTGAGTGCTTATTATCAACCTCCTTCTTTTGCCAGCCATCTGAATGCCAAAGGTACTTCCCCCGGCACAACCAATGTCACCATGGATGTGGGTTTGAAACAACTGATGGCAAGGGGGGTCTATGTTGACATCATTTCTGATGATGATCGGGATTACCTGCTGAAGGAAGTAATGGATAACAATGCCGACGCCATATTGACTGAGGAGCAAGTTGACCGCCTGTTGACGCTGGTTCCCATTAATGAAGTTAATTTAACTCTGTTGGCCAAGTGGGAAAGGAGTAGCGGCGATACCTCACTTACCGTGACCAATGAGCCAATCGAAACCATTACCGATGCTAATGCGGGTTATTACGGCGTTTACAGTCGAGGGCTGGCCGAAGCGAAGGCGCCGGGGGGGAACGGCAGGATCAGTGCCAGCATTAAACGCAGCAATAGTGGCATGACCTCTGCTGATGCCATCTCGCCGGTAGAAACTGAAACCTGGTTTATAAAAAGTAACTATCTGGATATTACGGTGAACAGCAGCACCAAGGCCTCGATAACCGGCGAGATGCACTGTGTTCGCTATATCGCACCAGTAAACGCGAATGGCTCATGGAAGGAAGAAGCCTGTAGCCTGGATGGCGTGATAGTGAAAATAGGTACTTACACCTGTGGGCAGCTCAACAAGACGCAGGGAAACAAGAGTACCATCTACTACGACTGTAAGGTGGAGCCCGGCATCACGGCAACATTGTCGTCAACGGTACCGGAGGACTATGAAATTTATTTTCCAAGCGGCGGTAACTGGTCGGTGGATGTGTCGGCAGGCGCCACTAGCCTGGATGGTGGCTGCCTGATCGTGACCCAGGGCAGACCTGTCGATAAAACGCCAACCTGTAAAAAGCCCTGA
- a CDS encoding GspH/FimT family pseudopilin, with product MKKRQAGLTLIELLIGLVVMTVLTSLAVPGFQSLREQYTVRSAGMAVYADLQLARSEAIKRNREVTVCFTNSGTADWSYALHDSADCSGDIIETVSSQSYPSMMLTASYSPGRLTFGPRRSSLSSGNVQLSNGHHMMKLVTSNTGRIRTCSVDGLIGVPSCSS from the coding sequence ATGAAAAAGCGTCAGGCCGGGCTGACTCTGATTGAACTGCTGATTGGCCTGGTGGTGATGACGGTGCTGACCAGCCTGGCGGTGCCCGGCTTTCAGAGTCTGCGCGAGCAATACACGGTGCGCAGCGCCGGCATGGCGGTATATGCGGATCTGCAACTGGCCCGCAGCGAGGCCATCAAGCGCAACCGGGAAGTGACGGTGTGTTTTACCAACTCTGGCACTGCAGACTGGAGTTATGCACTGCACGATTCGGCGGATTGCTCCGGGGATATTATCGAAACGGTCAGTAGCCAGAGCTACCCGTCCATGATGCTGACTGCTTCCTATTCCCCCGGTCGGCTGACCTTTGGCCCAAGGCGAAGCAGTCTCTCCAGTGGTAATGTACAGCTTTCTAACGGCCACCATATGATGAAGCTTGTTACTTCCAATACCGGCCGTATCAGAACCTGCTCTGTTGATGGCCTGATAGGGGTGCCTTCATGCTCTTCGTGA
- a CDS encoding pilus assembly PilX N-terminal domain-containing protein: MATNKGSGFATLTITLVLVSMLVAVSVFIGKVLIADKRITLNEIEYRVALAAAEKGIAEAMALLKADPAASSASGTLTTSAATASYVVTMTQGVPISSAWQLESVATLPNGGGTTVSVQVVDRGILNPANAGPAAPLVVGGTSTGISGNMTVVANPNGGGPGVPVSVWSGDNISGGGSMQTCHLEDYNGSDCANTLSTKSGGTVIFDSDVVDNDPDFPSDLLGHVFGYGADEWDKLEAMATAIVSSCSDIGSSGFYIVDGAGECDIDQIVSSVQNPVIALVKDANIKANGGNQFYGLLFSYDSDPASAPDYTLKLNGNAKIFGAISTNHGGDNLNGTFDAVYDQQVICNLGHCNGHTGGSAVSPFVRLMIVPGSWKDW; the protein is encoded by the coding sequence ATGGCTACTAACAAAGGCAGTGGATTTGCCACCCTGACCATTACTCTGGTGCTGGTCTCCATGCTGGTGGCGGTGTCGGTATTTATCGGCAAGGTGCTGATTGCCGACAAACGCATCACCCTCAACGAAATCGAGTACCGGGTGGCCCTGGCGGCGGCGGAAAAGGGCATTGCCGAGGCCATGGCGTTGCTGAAGGCCGATCCGGCGGCGTCCAGCGCGTCGGGTACGCTGACGACCTCTGCCGCCACCGCCAGTTATGTGGTCACCATGACTCAGGGGGTGCCCATTTCCAGCGCCTGGCAGCTGGAGTCGGTGGCCACTTTGCCAAACGGTGGCGGCACCACGGTCAGCGTGCAGGTGGTAGATCGCGGTATACTGAATCCCGCCAATGCTGGGCCAGCAGCGCCCCTGGTGGTTGGCGGAACCAGCACGGGGATCAGCGGTAACATGACGGTCGTGGCCAACCCCAATGGCGGTGGCCCGGGCGTCCCGGTATCGGTCTGGTCTGGCGATAATATTTCAGGCGGTGGTAGCATGCAGACCTGTCATCTGGAAGATTACAACGGCTCTGATTGTGCGAATACGCTCAGCACCAAAAGTGGTGGTACTGTCATCTTTGACTCGGATGTGGTGGATAATGATCCGGATTTCCCAAGCGATCTGCTCGGTCATGTATTTGGCTACGGTGCCGATGAATGGGACAAGCTGGAAGCCATGGCTACCGCTATTGTATCGAGCTGTAGTGATATCGGTTCGTCCGGTTTTTATATTGTGGATGGGGCAGGGGAGTGTGATATTGACCAAATTGTCAGCTCAGTCCAAAACCCGGTGATCGCCTTGGTCAAGGATGCCAATATTAAGGCTAATGGCGGCAATCAATTTTATGGCTTGCTGTTTTCCTATGATTCAGATCCGGCCTCTGCCCCTGATTACACCTTAAAGTTGAATGGTAATGCCAAGATATTTGGTGCCATTAGTACCAATCATGGCGGTGATAATCTTAACGGTACCTTTGATGCCGTATACGACCAGCAGGTTATCTGCAACCTGGGACATTGCAATGGTCACACTGGCGGAAGTGCTGTCAGTCCTTTTGTCAGGCTGATGATCGTCCCTGGCAGCTGGAAAGACTGGTAA
- the glnB gene encoding nitrogen regulatory protein P-II — MKKIEAIIKPFKLDDVREALAERGITGMTVSEVKGFGRQKGHTELYRGAEYMVDFLPKVKLELVVQDELVEACIEAIETTARTGKIGDGKIFVLDVGQVIRIRTGEQNEEAV, encoded by the coding sequence ATGAAAAAAATTGAAGCCATCATCAAGCCCTTCAAGCTGGACGACGTGCGCGAGGCTCTGGCTGAGCGTGGTATCACCGGCATGACGGTATCGGAAGTAAAAGGATTCGGTCGTCAGAAGGGCCACACCGAGCTCTATCGCGGCGCCGAATACATGGTGGATTTCCTGCCCAAGGTGAAACTGGAGCTGGTGGTGCAGGACGAGCTGGTGGAAGCCTGCATCGAAGCCATTGAAACCACGGCCCGCACCGGCAAAATCGGCGACGGCAAGATTTTTGTGCTCGACGTGGGCCAGGTGATCCGCATTCGTACCGGCGAACAGAACGAAGAAGCTGTGTAA
- a CDS encoding NAD+ synthase encodes MPSHLTLALAQLNPTVGAIEANTQLMLAAATDATEQGAELVLFPELAVTGYPPEDLLYRDDLHRRVASALNELAAASQNIALVVGHPWRDEDGKLYNGASFFYQGELKGRYFKQLLPNYGVFDEKRYFTAGTEPCVIEFKGHRLGLLVCEDVWEPAPMAGLKAAGADLVLSLNASPYHRGKAWIRKDLLAQRSRDNDLPLVYLNLVGGQDELVFDGRSKVFNAEGELTQSLSAFADELALVHFEQGAPVPGTIQPVLEPLAEVYQALVLATRDYVNKNGFNGAVLGLSGGIDSALTLAIAVDALGKDKVQAVMMPFRYTASISVEDAREEAERLGVEFDIVSIEPMFDAFMGQLAPLFAGTERDTTEENLQARSRGVLLMAISNKRRRLVLTTGNKSEVAVGYCTLYGDMVGGFAPIKDVPKTLVFELSRYRNTLGYVIPQRVIDRPPSAELAPDQLDQDSLPPYDVLDAILEGYVEQDKSLEDLLAAGFDEADVRRVIKLVDINEYKRRQSAVGPRITARNFGKDRRYPITSGFGKTNW; translated from the coding sequence ATGCCTTCACACCTTACCCTGGCGCTGGCCCAGCTCAACCCGACCGTCGGCGCCATTGAAGCCAATACCCAACTGATGCTGGCCGCCGCCACTGATGCCACTGAGCAAGGCGCCGAGCTGGTGCTGTTTCCCGAGCTGGCGGTCACCGGCTACCCGCCCGAAGATTTGCTGTATCGCGACGATCTGCATCGGCGGGTTGCCAGCGCCCTGAATGAACTGGCCGCCGCCAGCCAGAACATCGCCCTGGTGGTGGGTCACCCCTGGCGTGACGAAGACGGCAAGCTGTACAATGGCGCGTCCTTCTTTTACCAGGGCGAACTAAAGGGCCGCTATTTCAAGCAGCTACTGCCCAACTACGGCGTGTTTGACGAAAAGCGCTACTTCACCGCCGGCACCGAACCCTGTGTGATTGAATTCAAAGGACACCGTTTGGGGCTGCTTGTCTGCGAAGACGTGTGGGAGCCGGCGCCCATGGCTGGCCTGAAAGCCGCTGGTGCCGATCTGGTGCTGAGCCTCAACGCCTCGCCTTACCACAGAGGCAAGGCCTGGATCCGTAAGGATCTGCTGGCCCAGCGCAGCCGGGATAACGACCTGCCGCTGGTGTACCTCAACCTGGTCGGTGGTCAGGACGAGCTGGTGTTCGATGGTCGCTCCAAGGTATTTAACGCCGAGGGCGAACTCACTCAGAGCCTGTCCGCCTTTGCCGACGAGCTGGCATTGGTGCACTTTGAACAGGGCGCGCCCGTGCCGGGTACCATTCAGCCCGTGCTGGAGCCTCTGGCCGAGGTGTATCAGGCATTGGTGCTAGCCACCCGGGATTACGTTAACAAAAACGGCTTTAACGGCGCCGTGCTGGGGCTCTCCGGCGGTATCGACTCGGCCCTGACCCTGGCCATTGCGGTGGATGCCCTGGGCAAGGATAAAGTGCAGGCGGTGATGATGCCGTTTCGTTATACCGCCTCCATCAGCGTGGAAGATGCCAGAGAGGAAGCCGAACGGTTGGGGGTGGAGTTCGATATCGTCTCCATCGAGCCCATGTTCGACGCCTTTATGGGCCAGCTGGCGCCCCTGTTTGCCGGCACCGAGCGGGACACCACCGAGGAAAACTTGCAGGCCCGCTCCCGGGGCGTGCTGCTGATGGCCATCTCCAACAAGCGTCGCCGGCTGGTGCTGACCACCGGCAACAAGAGTGAAGTGGCGGTGGGCTACTGCACCCTGTACGGCGACATGGTGGGCGGCTTTGCGCCCATCAAGGATGTGCCCAAAACCCTGGTGTTTGAGCTGTCCCGCTATCGTAATACCCTTGGCTATGTGATCCCCCAGCGGGTCATTGACCGGCCGCCCTCGGCGGAGCTGGCACCGGATCAGCTCGACCAGGACAGCCTGCCGCCCTATGATGTGCTCGACGCCATTCTTGAAGGCTATGTGGAGCAGGACAAATCCCTGGAGGATCTGCTGGCTGCCGGTTTTGATGAAGCCGATGTGCGCCGGGTGATCAAACTGGTGGACATCAACGAATACAAGCGCCGTCAGAGCGCTGTGGGGCCGCGGATCACGGCGCGCAACTTCGGCAAGGACAGGCGTTACCCCATTACCTCGGGATTTGGCAAAACAAACTGGTAA
- the luxS gene encoding S-ribosylhomocysteine lyase: MPLLDSFTVDHTRMEAPAVRVAKTMATPHNDTITVFDLRFCLPNQEILSEKGIHTLEHLFAGFMRNHLNGNGVEIIDISPMGCRTGFYMSLVGAPDEQRVAAAWKAAMEDVLKVENQSQIPELNEYQCGTYVMHSLEEAQAIARNILERGIGINSNQSLALPEEMLKTL, encoded by the coding sequence ATGCCACTGCTGGACAGTTTCACCGTAGATCATACCCGCATGGAAGCCCCGGCGGTGCGGGTTGCCAAAACCATGGCTACCCCCCACAACGACACCATTACCGTGTTTGACCTGCGGTTTTGCCTGCCCAACCAGGAGATCCTGTCCGAAAAGGGCATTCATACCCTGGAGCACCTGTTTGCGGGCTTTATGCGCAACCACCTCAATGGTAACGGCGTCGAGATCATCGACATTTCGCCCATGGGCTGTCGTACCGGTTTTTACATGAGCCTGGTGGGCGCCCCCGACGAGCAGCGGGTGGCCGCGGCCTGGAAGGCGGCGATGGAAGACGTACTCAAGGTGGAAAACCAGTCCCAGATCCCCGAACTCAACGAATACCAGTGCGGCACTTACGTGATGCACTCCCTGGAGGAAGCCCAGGCCATTGCCCGCAACATTCTGGAGCGGGGCATCGGTATCAACAGCAACCAGAGCCTGGCGCTGCCGGAAGAAATGCTGAAAACCCTGTAA
- a CDS encoding type IV pilin protein, which produces MQKSTGFTLIELMIVIAIVAILATVAYPSYSAYLQKSKRIKAIQTLYKMQLAQEDWRISHPAYTSSAADLISPLSTDSYDFSASVSGSDYTLSATAKGGQLNDKEGATACSPLTLTRGGSKAPASCWQ; this is translated from the coding sequence ATGCAAAAGAGTACCGGTTTCACCCTGATAGAGCTGATGATAGTGATCGCCATAGTGGCGATTCTGGCTACGGTCGCCTACCCCTCCTATTCCGCTTACCTGCAAAAAAGCAAACGCATCAAGGCCATACAAACCCTGTACAAAATGCAGCTGGCCCAGGAAGACTGGCGCATCTCCCACCCTGCCTATACCAGCTCGGCGGCGGATTTAATCAGCCCTCTCAGCACCGACAGCTATGACTTCAGCGCTTCAGTTTCCGGCAGCGATTACACCCTGTCCGCCACCGCCAAGGGCGGCCAGCTGAACGACAAGGAAGGGGCCACTGCCTGCAGTCCGCTAACCCTTACCCGAGGCGGCAGCAAGGCACCGGCAAGCTGCTGGCAATAA